From a single Triplophysa rosa linkage group LG1, Trosa_1v2, whole genome shotgun sequence genomic region:
- the LOC130562290 gene encoding histone H2A-like, which yields MSGRGKTGGKARAKAKTRSSRAGLQFPVGRVHRLLRKGNYAERVGAGAPVYLAAVLEYLTAEILELAGNAARDNKKTRIIPRHLQLAVRNDEELNKLLGRVTIAQGGVLPNIQAVLLPKKTEKPAKSK from the coding sequence ATGAGCGGCAGAGGCAAAACCGGCGGTAAGGCGAGAGCTAAGGCCAAGACTCGCTCCTCTAGAGCGGGACTTCAGTTCCCCGTGGGCCGCGTCCACAGGCTCCTCCGTAAAGGCAACTATGCGGAGCGAGTGGGTGCCGGCGCCCCAGTGTATCTGGCCGCCGTGCTCGAGTACCTGACCGCCGAGATCCTCGAGTTGGCCGGAAACGCCGCTCGGGACAACAAGAAGACTCGCATCATCCCCCGTCACCTGCAGCTGGCGGTGCGCAACGACGAGGAGCTGAACAAGCTTCTGGGCAGAGTGACCATCGCTCAGGGCGGCGTGCTGCCCAACATCCAGGCCGTGCTGCTGCCCAAGAAGACCGAGAAGCCCGCCAAGTCCAAGTAA
- the LOC130567199 gene encoding histone H1-like: MAETAPAPAAPPAKTPKKKSAAKPKRAGPGVSELVVKVVSASKERSGVSLAALKKALAAGGYDVEKNNSRVKLAIKSLVTKGTLVQTKGTGASGSFKLNKKQTETKKPAKTAAPKAKKPAVKKTAVKKPAAAKKPKTAAAKKTAAKKSPKKAKKPPAAAKPAAKKAAKSPKKAKKPAAPKKTAKSPKKAKTAKPKTVKPKAAKPKRAAPKKK; this comes from the coding sequence ATGGCAGAAACCGCTCCAGCTCCAGCAGCCCCGCCGGCGAAAACGCCCAAGAAGAAGTCTGCAGCCAAACCCAAGAGAGCGGGTCCAGGCGTGAGTGAACTCGTCGTTAAAGTCGTGTCGGCCTCCAAGGAGAGAAGCGGTGTGTCTCTGGCCGCCCTGAAGAAAGCTCTCGCCGCCGGCGGATACGATGTGGAGAAGAACAACTCCCGCGTCAAGCTCGCCATCAAGAGCCTCGTGACTAAAGGCACACTGGTCCAGACTAAAGGCACCGGTGCTTCCGGTTCATTCAAGCTGAACAAGAAACAAACCGAGACCAAGAAACCAGCAAAGACAGCGGCACCTAAAGCGAAGAAGCCTGCAGTGAAGAAGACCGCAGTGAAGAAGCCCGCAGCTGCCAAGAAGCCCAAGACTGCAGCAGCAAAGAAGACCGCCGCTAAAAAGTCTCCGAAGAAGGCGAAGAAACCACCAGCCGCCGCAAAACCAGCAGCTAAGAAGGCAGCGAAGAGCCCCAAGAAGGCAAAGAAGCCCGCAGCCCCGAAGAAAACCGCCAAGAGCCCGAAGAAAGCCAAGACTGCCAAACCCAAAACTGTAAAGCCTAAAGCAGCTAAACCTAAAAGGGCCGCTCCTAAGAAGAAGTAA
- the LOC130567570 gene encoding histone H2A-like: MSGRGKTGGKARAKAKTRSSRAGLQFPVGRVHRLLRKGNYAERVGAGAPVYLAAVLEYLTAEILELAGNAARDNKKTRIIPRHLQLAVRNDEELNKLLGRVTIAQGGVLPNIQAVLLPKKTEKPAKSK; this comes from the coding sequence ATGAGCGGCAGAGGCAAAACCGGCGGTAAGGCGAGAGCTAAGGCCAAGACTCGCTCCTCTAGAGCGGGACTTCAGTTCCCCGTGGGCCGCGTCCACAGGCTCCTCCGTAAAGGCAACTATGCGGAGCGAGTGGGAGCCGGCGCCCCCGTGTATCTGGCCGCCGTGCTCGAGTACCTGACCGCCGAGATCCTCGAGTTGGCCGGAAACGCCGCTCGGGACAACAAGAAGACTCGCATCATCCCCCGTCACCTGCAGCTGGCGGTGCGCAACGACGAGGAGCTGAACAAGCTTCTGGGCAGAGTGACCATCGCTCAGGGCGGCGTGCTGCCCAACATCCAGGCCGTGCTGCTGCCCAAGAAGACCGAGAAGCCCGCCAAGTCCAAGTAA
- the LOC130567497 gene encoding histone H3-like: MARTKQTARKSTGGKAPRKQLATKAARKSAPATGGVKKPHRYRPGTVALREIRRYQKSTELLIRKLPFQRLVREIAQDFKTDLRFQSSAVMALQESSEAYLVGLFEDTNLCAIHAKRVTIMPKDIQLARRIRGERA, translated from the coding sequence ATGGCAAGAACCAAGCAGACCGCTCGCAAATCCACCGGTGGCAAAGCCCCGAGGAAGCAGCTCGCCACCAAAGCCGCCCGTAAGAGCGCTCCCGCCACCGGCGGCGTGAAGAAGCCCCATCGTTACAGGCCCGGCACCGTGGCGCTGAGAGAGATCCGCCGCTACCAGAAGTCCACCGAGCTGCTCATCCGCAAACTGCCTTTCCAGCGCCTGGTGAGAGAGATCGCTCAGGACTTCAAGACCGACCTGCGCTTCCAGAGCTCCGCCGTCATGGCCCTGCAGGAGTCCAGCGAGGCTTATCTGGTCGGTCTGTTCGAGGACACGAACCTGTGCGCCATCCACGCCAAGAGGGTCACCATCATGCCCAAAGACATTCAGCTGGCGCGCCGCATCCGCGGAGAACGCGCATAA
- the LOC130567276 gene encoding histone H2B-like, which yields MGLADEDTQSEHALRYAKHLHVGVNKSHCDGYLRYSASDNLCGSIMPEPAKPAPKKGSKKAVTKTAVKGGKKRRKSRKESYAIYVYKVLKQVHPDTGISSKAMGIMNSFVNDIFERIAGESSRLAHYNKRSTITSREIQTAVRLLLPGELAKHAVSEGTKAVTKYTSSK from the coding sequence ATGGGTTTGGCCGACGAAGACACGCAATCAGAGCACGCGCTCCGCTACGCTAAACATTTGCATGTAGGAGTGAATAAAAGCCACTGCGACGGGTATCTTCGTTATTCAGCGTCTGATAACCTGTGTGGCAGCATCATGCCTGAACCAGCCAAGCCCGCGCCCAAGAAGGGCTCTAAGAAGGCCGTCACCAAGACCGCCGTTAAGGGAGGAAAGAAGCGCAGAAAGTCCAGGAAGGAGAGTTACGCCATCTACGTGTACAAAGTCCTCAAGCAGGTCCACCCCGACACCGGCATCTCTTCCAAGGCGATGGGCATCATGAACTCTTTCGTCAACGACATCTTCGAGCGCATCGCCGGCGAGTCGTCTCGTCTCGCGCACTACAACAAGCGCTCCACCATCACGTCGAGAGAGATCCAGACCGCCGTGCGTCTGCTGCTGCCCGGTGAGCTCGCCAAACACGCCGTGTCCGAGGGCACCAAAGCCGTCACCAAGTACACCAGCTCCAAGTAA
- the LOC130562721 gene encoding tyrosine-protein kinase receptor UFO-like, whose translation MHGLHFVESPRNVTSSLGKPVVLQCTMRGESIDQGPLDVLWLRNGQPLEFGDTNQMQVPDDDNNWLVISELRIDEVQLSDMGAYQCAAYSVLEDSLSIEGHIKLEDCAVFVGLYKWCLSDCRV comes from the exons atgcacg GACTACACTTTGTGGAGAGCCCAAGGAATGTGACCTCCTCTCTTGGGAAGCCAGTGGTGCTTCAGTGTACCATGCGGGGGGAGAGCATTGACCAGGGGCCCCTGGATGTGCTCTGGCTGAGGAATGGACAGCCGCTGGAGTTTGGTGACACCAATCAGATGCAGGTGCCTGACGATGACAACAACTGGCTGGTTATCAGTGAGCTCAG GATTGATGAGGTACAGCTCTCAGACATGGGTGCCTATCAATGTGCTGCATATTCTGTTTTAGAGGATTCATTATCTATTGAGGGACATATCAAACTAGAAG actGTGCAGTTTTTGTGGGCCTTTATAAGTGGTGCTTGTCAGATTGTAGGGTATAG